One Dunckerocampus dactyliophorus isolate RoL2022-P2 chromosome 18, RoL_Ddac_1.1, whole genome shotgun sequence genomic region harbors:
- the pgls gene encoding 6-phosphogluconolactonase: MAGRRVVVFPSSAELGSALAHLVTSRAERAINSRGRFTLGLSGGSLVTMLSKELLAVAGLDCSKWVVGFCDERVVPFDNPDSTYGLYKNLLFSKVNIPEDGILSIEASLPVDECAEDYARTLKKAFPECDVPVFDVLLLGMGPDGHTCSLFPNHPLLEESEKMVAPISDSPKPPPERVTMTFPVVNAARSAVFVSTGGSKAPVLKEVLEGGDGPAFPAARVSPTNGELLWLIDEPAAASLTMQVERLGSGAKL; the protein is encoded by the exons ATGGCTGGCAGGAGAGTCGTGGTGTTCCCCTCCTCAGCAGAGCTGGGTTCAGCATTGGCCCACCTGGTGACCTCTCGGGCTGAGAGGGCCATCAACTCCAGGGGCAGGTTCACCCTGGGTCTCTCGGGAGGAAGCCTCGTGACCATGCTCAGCAAAGAGCTGCTGGCCGTTGCTGGCCTGGACTGCAGCAAGTGGGTGGTCGGATTCTGTGATGAGCGAGTGGTGCCCTTTGACAACCCTGACAGCACCTATGGGCTCTATAAG AATCTTTTATTTTCCAAGGTTAACATTCCAGAGGATGGAATATTGTCCATTGAGGCCTCACTACCAGTGGATGAGTGTGCTGAGGATTATGCTCGCACACTGAAAAAG gcctTCCCTGAATGTGACGTCCCCGTGTTTGACGTGCTGCTTCTGGGCATGGGGCCTGATGGACACACCTGCTCTCTCTTCCCCAACCACCCTCTTTTGGAG GAGAGCGAGAAGATGGTGGCACCTATCAGCGACTCTCCCAAACCACCACCAGAGCGCGTAACCATGACATTTCCTGTGGTGAACGCTGCACGCTCCGCCGTTTTTGTGTCCACTGGAGGGAGCAAAGCGCCTgttttgaag GAGGTGCTGGAAGGAGGAGATGGTCCAGCATTCCCAGCAGCCCGGGTCTCCCCGACTAACGGCGAGCTGTTGTGGCTCATAGACGAGCCCGCTGCTGCCTCCTTGACTATGCAGGTGGAAAGGCTGGGCTCTGGTGCCAAACTTTAA